Proteins encoded by one window of Chanos chanos chromosome 7, fChaCha1.1, whole genome shotgun sequence:
- the LOC115816475 gene encoding 60 kDa lysophospholipase-like — MTTEVFRRVCVLYTGGTIGMGYNADGLLEPMRLKHLEEFLIKMTILYEKKPNETEEQARARIVSKDGWIFLPQKAVDDYPSVDEKTKYHVLYKIKAVEPPIDSSKMVPEKWFEIADRIRAVKEQYDGFVILHGTDTMAYTSSALSFILKDLKKPVILTGAQRSIFHPRSDAEDNFIGAMLIAGCYSKTAALQKVMLCNDCKLFQGNRVCKFDCDSFRVFDSPNMKPLAYLDTIIKVRDCKSDPVEETIFVNRQETARDGGLPDVRLLRFFPGIQEKYVRSVLEGADGVVLETFGSGNAPEHDWLKKALIEAGRRKVVMLNCTQVYRGTVLPIYAASEAGVVFGYDITPEAAMTKMIWTLKTFPDFETRRQVLEASICGESSAPPKQIKFIQKILTQELY; from the exons ATGACGACAGAAGTGTTCAGAAGGGTTTGCGTCTTGTATACCGGTGGCACCATCGGCATGGGCTACAACGCAGACG GTCTACTGGAGCCAATGAGGTTGAAACATCTGGAGGAGTTTTTGATTAAAATGACCATTCTGTATGAAAAGAAACCCAATGAGACAGAAGAGCAGGCCAGAGCACGCATAGTGTCTAAGGATGGTTGGATATTCCTGCC TCAAAAGGCGGTAGATGACTATCCGTCTGTGGATGAGAAGACGAAATATCATGTTCTCTACAAGATCAAGGCTGTGGAACCTCCGATCGACTCGTCTAAAATGGTGCCGGAAAAATGGTTCGAGATAGCAGATCGAATTCGG GCGGTCAAAGAGCAATACGATGGTTTTGTTATTCTTCATGGAACAGACACGATGGCATACACTTCATCTGCTCTGTCATTCATTCTGAAGGACCTGAAAAAACCTGTCATTCTCACCGGAGCGCAG AGGAGTATATTCCACCCTCGCAGCGATGCTGAGGATAACTTTATTGGTGCAATGCTGATTGCTGGCTGTTATTCCAAAACTGCAGCGCTGCAGAAG GTGATGCTTTGCAATGACTGCAAGCTCTTCCAAGGTAATCGAGTGTGCAAGTTTGACTGTGACTCCTTCAGAGTATTTGACAGTCCCAACATGAAACCGCTGGCCTACCTGGACACCATTATCAAAG tgcgTGACTGTAAGTCCGACCCAGTGGAAGAGACCATTTTTGTCAACAGACAGGAGACTGCAAGGGATGGAGGTCTACCTGATGTGAGACTTCTGCGATTTTTCCCTGGAATCCAGGAAAAATAC gtgaGGAGTGTGTTGGAGGGGGCAGATGGTGTCGTCCTGGAAACGTTCGGCTCAGGCAACGCTCCAGAACATGATTGGCTGAAGAAAGCTCTGATTGAGGCTGGACGCAGAAAGGTGGTGATGCTCAACTGTACTCAAGTCTACAGGGGAACTGTTCTACCCATTTATGCTGCGTCtgag GCAGGTGTGGTGTTTGGCTACGACATCACTCCAGAAGCAGCAATGACCAAAATGATTTGGACTCTCAAGACATTCCCTGACTTTGAAACGAGACGCCAG GTGCTGGAGGCAAGTATCTGTGGGGAGTCCAGTGCTCCTCCAAAACAG ATAAAGTTCATCCAAAAGATTTTAACTCAAGAGCTGTACTAG
- the LOC115816476 gene encoding uncharacterized protein LOC115816476 translates to MAAGGQGSVYVLYTGGTFGMGHSSQGLLEPMSLEHLKDFLIKMTILYEKNPSETEEQVDINLFHHHFRNLSQKAVDDCRSLYKNTTYRVRYQIEAVEPPVDSSKIMPEKWFEIATRIQEARDKYDGFVILHGTDTMAYTSSALSFILMDLKKPVVFTGAQRNIFHPHSDAWNNFIGAMLIAGCCSQTAALHKVMLFCDCKLFQGNRVRKFDCDGFSVFDSPNKVPLAYMDTIIKVSVSVTYTGAAVEEEEILNVEACDTPPDVRVLRFFPGIKEEYVRSVLEGADGVVLETFGSGNAPEHDWLKEALIEAGRRKVVMLNCTQVYRGTVLPIYALTSAGVVLGYDITPEAALTKMVWTLKTFPDFETRRRVLEASICGESSAPPKRLVSIRCYDNVSAKRDNLEGKY, encoded by the exons ATGGCGGCTGGAGGGCAGGGGAGTGTTTATGTGCTCTACACTGGCGGGACCTTTGGAATGGGACACAGCAGCCAGG GTCTACTGGAGCCAATGAGTTTGGAGCATCTGAAagattttctcattaaaatgaccattctgtatgaaaaaaaccccagtgagACAGAAGAGCAG GTGGATATTAATTTGTTTCACCATCATTTTCGTAACCTCAGCCAAAAAGCAGTAGATGACTGCCGCAGTCTGTATAAGAACACAACGTACCGCGTCCGTTATCAAATTGAGGCTGTGGAACCTCCTGTCGACTCGTCTAAGATAATGCCCGAAAAGTGGTTTGAGATCGCCACTCGAATTCAG GAAGCGCGTGACAAATATGATGGTTTTGTGATTCTTCATGGGACAGACACGATGGCGTACACCTCTTCTGCTCTGTCGTTCATTTTGATGGACCTGAAAAAACCTGTTGTTTTCACCGGGGCACAG AGGAATATTTTCCACCCTCACAGTGATGCTTGGAATAACTTCATTGGCGCTATGCTGATTGCTGGCTGTTGTTCCCAAACTGCAGCTCTGCATAAG GTGATGCTTTTTTGTGACTGCAAGCTCTTCCAGGGAAATCGGGTGCGCAAGTTTGACTGTGATGGTTTCAGTGTCTTTGACAGTCCTAATAAAGTACCCCTGGCATACATGGACACTATAATCAAAG TCTCTGTATCAGTGACTTATACTGGGGCTGCtgttgaggaagaggagatcCTGAATGTGGAAGCTTGTGATACTCCACCAGATGTGAGGGTCCTGCGATTTTTCCCTGGAATAAAGGAAGAATAT gtgaGGAGTGTGTTGGAGGGGGCAGATGGTGTCGTCCTGGAAACGTTCGGCTCAGGCAATGCTCCAGAACATGATTGGCTGAAGGAAGCTCTGATTGAGGCTGGACGCAGAAAGGTGGTGATGCTTAACTGTACTCAAGTCTACAGGGGAACTGTTCTACCCATTTAT gcACTGACCAGTGCAGGTGTAGTCCTTGGTTACGACATCACTCCTGAAGCAGCCCTGACCAAAATGGTTTGGACTCTTAAGACATTCCCCGACTTTGAAACAAGACGCAGG GTTCTGGAGGCAAGTATCTGTGGAGAATCCAGCGCTCCTCCGAAACGACTGGTT TCTATCCGTTGCTATGACAACGTGTCTGCCAAGCGTGATAATTTGGAGGGGAAATACTAA